One segment of Streptomyces sp. NA02950 DNA contains the following:
- a CDS encoding PRC-barrel domain-containing protein, with the protein MIQSADIREWRDRAVVDDQGRKIGSLEAIYVATTNDEPAMATVRTGVPTRHRLVFVPVDDAIVGPGYVKVSYDRSLVKKAPSIGTDDILPAEQEGTIFQYYGKPYQAAAGERRLARR; encoded by the coding sequence ATGATCCAGTCAGCCGATATCCGTGAGTGGCGCGACCGCGCCGTTGTGGACGACCAGGGCCGCAAGATCGGTTCGCTCGAGGCGATCTACGTGGCCACGACCAATGACGAGCCCGCCATGGCCACCGTCCGGACCGGCGTGCCGACCCGGCACCGGCTGGTGTTCGTCCCCGTCGACGACGCGATCGTCGGGCCCGGGTACGTCAAGGTCTCGTACGACCGGTCGCTGGTGAAGAAGGCTCCGTCGATCGGGACGGACGACATCCTGCCCGCGGAGCAGGAGGGAACGATCTTCCAGTACTACGGCAAGCCCTACCAGGCCGCCGCCGGTGAACGGCGGCTCGCCCGCCGCTGA
- a CDS encoding glycosyl hydrolase family 8, with amino-acid sequence MTAGQGVATAVPFGCHARTYPPGTLRPSGDPAAADRRVLDHYLRWKACFLRRGIGGEDGCRAVYTPDAAHPYVAEAQGYGLVITALMAGADPEARSLFDGILRHVRAHPSVNNPELHAAQQDSGGRDVGGSDSATDGDLDIAYGLLLAGRQWGGDYTALALRRVQAVKESEVHPGTRLMKLGDWSSGDWDGVSRTSDGMPGHLRAFRVATGDPFWDEVLDAQLTLTDTVQRRYAPDTGLLPDFVVDTTTGRPRPAPSRVLESPHDGDYHWNACRVPWRLGADAALGGDPRSRVAARRISRWARTAADGDPARLGNGYHLDGTVYGAGWSPAFAAPLAVAALTDEGAQAWLDALWERLCTTPPDPARAYAAGVQLQSMLVISHNAWQP; translated from the coding sequence ATGACGGCGGGACAGGGCGTCGCGACGGCCGTCCCCTTCGGCTGCCACGCCCGGACGTATCCGCCGGGCACCCTGCGGCCCTCCGGTGACCCGGCGGCGGCCGACCGCCGGGTCCTCGACCACTACCTGCGCTGGAAGGCGTGCTTCCTCCGGCGGGGGATCGGCGGCGAGGACGGCTGCCGCGCGGTGTACACCCCCGACGCCGCCCATCCGTACGTCGCCGAGGCCCAGGGCTACGGCCTGGTGATCACGGCGCTGATGGCGGGCGCCGACCCCGAGGCCCGGAGCCTCTTCGACGGCATCCTCCGACATGTGCGCGCCCACCCCTCCGTCAACAACCCGGAACTGCACGCCGCCCAGCAGGACAGCGGCGGACGGGACGTCGGCGGTAGCGACTCCGCGACCGACGGCGACCTGGACATCGCCTACGGGCTGCTGCTCGCCGGACGCCAGTGGGGCGGCGACTACACCGCCCTCGCGCTGCGGCGCGTCCAGGCCGTCAAGGAGAGCGAGGTGCACCCCGGCACCCGGCTGATGAAGCTGGGGGACTGGTCCTCGGGCGACTGGGACGGCGTCTCCCGGACGTCCGACGGGATGCCCGGCCACCTCAGGGCGTTCCGGGTCGCCACCGGCGACCCCTTCTGGGACGAGGTGCTGGACGCGCAGCTGACGCTGACCGACACCGTGCAGCGGCGCTACGCGCCGGACACCGGGCTGCTCCCCGACTTCGTCGTGGACACCACCACCGGCCGCCCCCGCCCCGCACCGTCGCGGGTCCTGGAGAGCCCGCACGACGGCGACTACCACTGGAACGCCTGCCGGGTCCCGTGGCGCCTCGGCGCGGACGCGGCGCTCGGCGGCGACCCCCGGTCGCGGGTGGCCGCGCGCCGGATCAGCCGGTGGGCGCGGACGGCGGCCGACGGCGACCCGGCCCGGCTCGGCAATGGCTACCACCTGGACGGCACGGTCTACGGGGCGGGCTGGTCGCCCGCCTTCGCCGCGCCCCTCGCGGTCGCCGCGCTGACCGACGAGGGGGCGCAGGCGTGGCTGGACGCGCTGTGGGAGCGGCTGTGCACGACCCCACCGGACCCGGCCCGCGCCTACGCCGCCGGGGTGCAGCTCCAGTCGATGCTGGTGATCAGCCACAACGCCTGGCAGCCGTGA
- a CDS encoding barstar family protein, with amino-acid sequence MNMYRFVEDETQREILTADDLRGFFADPSTGESGPVVAVGTSLEPEKLPLSFGDVEFQVRDVRGKEIGSYYVGAIEVIGARDTEGGHGRTDLTISLGGYTLPYPYAGEIWRTWSHGPPVASGAWKDLPAEAHRSWLHVVQQAWFSAGHRARVYGDADTYEIAGADLATIDSFYCALGEAVNGPGGYLGSNPSALDDCLSNSGGGRRRLFRLVWRDFEVSRRNIDEDELSWAVEALRDGGVEIDISSDGDQ; translated from the coding sequence ATGAACATGTATCGATTCGTCGAAGACGAGACCCAGCGGGAAATCCTGACGGCGGATGATCTGCGTGGATTCTTCGCCGATCCCTCGACCGGGGAATCGGGCCCGGTCGTCGCCGTCGGAACATCACTCGAGCCGGAGAAACTTCCCCTTTCCTTCGGGGATGTGGAGTTCCAGGTGAGGGACGTCCGGGGAAAAGAGATCGGCTCGTATTACGTAGGGGCCATCGAGGTCATCGGCGCACGCGATACCGAAGGCGGTCATGGCCGCACCGATCTCACGATCTCCTTGGGTGGATACACCCTGCCGTACCCCTATGCGGGGGAGATCTGGCGCACCTGGTCCCATGGCCCACCCGTCGCCTCCGGAGCGTGGAAGGACCTTCCCGCCGAGGCACACAGAAGCTGGCTGCACGTCGTCCAGCAGGCGTGGTTCAGTGCGGGGCACCGGGCGAGGGTCTACGGCGACGCGGACACGTACGAGATCGCCGGAGCCGACCTCGCCACCATCGACAGCTTCTACTGTGCCCTCGGCGAGGCCGTCAACGGCCCGGGCGGCTACCTCGGATCCAACCCCAGCGCACTCGACGACTGTCTGAGCAACAGCGGTGGCGGGCGCCGGAGGCTCTTCCGCCTGGTGTGGCGGGACTTCGAGGTGTCACGGCGGAACATCGACGAGGACGAACTCTCCTGGGCCGTGGAGGCGTTGCGCGACGGCGGCGTGGAGATCGACATCTCTTCCGACGGAGATCAATAA
- a CDS encoding DUF6531 domain-containing protein, translated as MTHKDAIDGGGTERIPQGAKPSEVIPGSPKTVEALAVKLRAYAGAFKDGEDQLGVLSLMNWTGAANEGFKGATDTLPLELESADKYFTSAASALDAYADKLRSVQKRVKPIIDDADEARAASKHYWERVRKYNEAVDRKDETLPERPPEEDPGLAALNDCYARLDKLEHELGLTVTSAKKKLDTAAKEAPDKPPAPSGWDKFKKGAGDFFGGAGDTVGGWYDDFDDLVNGGVGGAGLRLAGMADGAAYAADHPKEFAKAVVNWDEWQRNPARAAGQLTPELLLALASGGSGAVRRGASTAKSAAQRLLNRERALSRDGRARRHTDENPGQSCTPGDKKCTTGEPIDVATGEMVMSDTDVSLPGALPLVLERHYVSGHPCGGWFGRTWAGTLDQRLEIDDAGVVYVADDGMLLTYPVPERDVPTYPTSGPRWPLCWDGKPDGTFTVTAAELNRTLHFAPLPAGGRELALTAITDRTGDGDRVTIGYDAQGTPAEINHSGGYRIAIDTDPKLLRITALRMLHGEDHQHSTTLISYGYDEAGNLSEVVNSTARPLRYRYDDKHRMTSWTDRNGTTYAYVYDHRGRVLRGIGPDGILSGRLHYAADGRTTRYTDSLGHTTTYVHNDAYKVIAETDPLGNTTRTAWDEHNRHPIAVTDPLGHTTRYRYDDEGRPTAVERPDGSVTVAVYDRHDLPTELHEPDGTVWRHTYNDRGDRTSTTDPTGATTHYTYNTLGHLTSITDALGHTTTISPDALGLPAAISDPSGGTTHVRRGPHGQITAVTDPLGRTTRHGWTIEGRPSWRETPDGAREVWQWDTESNLALHTDLAGNTTRFSHTHFDQTASRTDPNGADYAFAYDSELRLTTVTNPQGLQWRYEYDAAGRLVAETDFNGATTTYTRDAAGRLTARTNALGETVRFTLDAAGRVVTQHDEATGEETVYSYDATGSLCRATNAQADLILERDPMARVVAETVNGRTTTYGYDAVGNRTRRTTPSGLTSTWSYDPMGLPTALTTAEQTLTFAYDATGRETRRSTGAVTLDQTWDPSGRLATQSLTSSPHDDLLQHRSYSYRPDGHLTGIRELTTGTRHFTLDPQGRVTGVQAHGWTEKYAYDRAGNQTHATAPDHLSTGDRSHTGTLIQHAGPTTYHHDAAGRLIRKTRKLLNGQTRTWTYTWNTHGHLTTTTTPDGGEWTYTYDPLGRRIGKTGPGNTTFIFDWDHTRLAEQTTHHGLITTWDYAPDTHQPLTQSDQEPGTTRFHTVVTDPTGTPTELITPDGTLAWQARTTLWGTPLTAPPDATACPLRFPGQYADPETGLHYNHHRYYDPETARYLTPDPLGLAPAPSPHTYVPNPHTWQDPLGLKGCKDKEKRQPRLSDPMPTGLPKPFVRAYDDIREGNGVPRLDDNGDPKIFKGKRAHERPWKGATEYEVPGAKVPDKARILVKTLPDGRKVMGWSTDHYDTIHPFTAPHFPDDGWG; from the coding sequence ATGACGCACAAGGACGCCATCGACGGCGGCGGGACCGAGCGGATACCCCAGGGGGCGAAGCCTTCCGAGGTGATTCCGGGGTCGCCGAAGACGGTGGAGGCGCTGGCGGTCAAGCTGCGGGCTTATGCCGGGGCGTTCAAGGACGGGGAGGACCAGCTGGGTGTCCTGTCGTTGATGAACTGGACCGGTGCGGCCAACGAGGGCTTCAAGGGCGCGACGGACACGTTGCCGTTGGAGCTGGAGTCGGCGGACAAGTACTTCACCTCCGCCGCCAGTGCGCTGGATGCGTATGCGGACAAGTTGCGCTCGGTGCAGAAGCGGGTCAAGCCGATCATCGACGATGCCGATGAGGCGCGGGCGGCGTCCAAGCACTACTGGGAGCGGGTGCGGAAGTACAACGAGGCGGTGGACCGCAAGGACGAGACGCTGCCGGAGCGCCCGCCGGAGGAGGATCCGGGGCTGGCGGCGCTGAACGACTGCTACGCGCGGCTGGACAAGCTGGAGCACGAGCTCGGGCTCACGGTCACGTCGGCGAAGAAGAAGCTCGACACCGCCGCGAAGGAGGCCCCGGACAAGCCTCCGGCCCCGTCGGGATGGGACAAGTTCAAAAAGGGTGCGGGGGACTTCTTCGGTGGTGCGGGGGACACCGTCGGCGGCTGGTACGACGACTTCGACGACCTCGTCAACGGCGGCGTCGGCGGCGCCGGTCTGCGGCTCGCGGGCATGGCCGACGGCGCCGCCTACGCCGCCGATCACCCCAAGGAGTTCGCCAAGGCCGTCGTCAACTGGGACGAATGGCAGCGCAACCCCGCCCGCGCCGCCGGTCAGCTCACCCCCGAACTCCTCCTGGCGCTGGCCTCCGGGGGCTCCGGCGCCGTCCGCCGCGGCGCCTCCACCGCCAAAAGCGCGGCACAACGTCTCCTCAACCGCGAACGGGCGCTGAGCCGGGACGGGCGGGCGCGCCGGCACACGGATGAGAACCCGGGACAGTCCTGCACCCCTGGTGACAAGAAGTGCACCACCGGCGAGCCGATCGATGTGGCCACCGGCGAGATGGTCATGTCGGACACGGATGTCAGCCTGCCCGGTGCCCTGCCGCTGGTGCTGGAGCGACACTATGTCTCCGGGCACCCCTGTGGTGGCTGGTTCGGCCGCACGTGGGCGGGCACGCTGGACCAGCGGCTGGAGATCGACGACGCGGGCGTGGTCTATGTCGCGGACGACGGCATGCTGCTCACCTACCCCGTACCGGAGCGCGATGTCCCCACGTATCCGACGTCGGGTCCCCGATGGCCGCTGTGCTGGGACGGCAAGCCGGACGGCACGTTCACCGTCACCGCAGCGGAACTGAACCGGACGCTGCACTTCGCACCGCTCCCGGCGGGTGGCCGGGAGCTGGCGCTGACGGCGATCACCGATCGCACCGGTGACGGCGACCGTGTCACCATCGGCTATGACGCGCAGGGCACCCCGGCCGAGATCAACCACTCCGGCGGCTACCGCATCGCGATCGACACCGATCCGAAGCTGCTGCGGATCACCGCGCTGCGCATGCTCCACGGCGAGGACCACCAGCACAGCACCACTCTGATCTCCTACGGCTACGACGAGGCGGGGAACCTGTCGGAGGTCGTCAACTCCACGGCCAGGCCACTGCGTTACCGGTATGACGACAAGCACCGGATGACGTCGTGGACGGACCGCAACGGCACCACCTACGCCTACGTCTACGACCACCGTGGCCGGGTACTCCGTGGCATCGGACCGGACGGGATCCTGTCGGGTCGGCTGCACTACGCAGCGGACGGCCGCACCACCCGCTACACCGACTCCCTCGGCCACACCACCACCTACGTCCACAACGACGCCTACAAGGTGATCGCGGAGACCGATCCGCTGGGCAACACCACCCGCACCGCATGGGACGAACACAACCGCCACCCCATCGCCGTCACCGATCCCCTCGGCCACACCACCCGCTACCGCTACGACGACGAGGGCCGTCCGACCGCGGTCGAGCGCCCCGACGGCAGCGTGACCGTGGCCGTCTACGACCGCCACGACCTGCCCACCGAGCTCCACGAACCCGACGGCACCGTCTGGCGCCACACCTACAACGACCGCGGGGACCGCACCTCCACCACCGACCCCACCGGCGCCACCACCCACTACACCTACAACACCCTCGGCCACCTCACCTCCATCACCGACGCCCTGGGCCACACCACCACCATCAGCCCCGACGCGTTGGGCCTCCCCGCCGCCATCAGCGACCCGTCGGGCGGCACCACCCACGTCCGCCGTGGCCCGCACGGCCAGATCACGGCCGTCACGGATCCGCTGGGCCGGACCACCCGGCACGGCTGGACCATCGAGGGCAGACCCTCCTGGCGCGAAACCCCCGACGGCGCCCGCGAGGTGTGGCAGTGGGACACCGAGAGCAATCTCGCCCTCCACACCGACCTGGCGGGGAACACCACACGGTTCAGCCACACCCACTTCGACCAGACCGCTTCCCGGACCGATCCCAACGGCGCCGATTACGCCTTCGCCTACGACAGCGAGCTGCGTCTGACCACGGTCACCAACCCCCAGGGCCTCCAGTGGCGGTACGAGTACGACGCCGCGGGCCGTCTGGTCGCGGAGACCGACTTCAACGGCGCCACCACCACCTACACCCGCGATGCCGCGGGCCGCCTCACCGCCCGGACCAACGCCCTCGGGGAGACCGTGCGCTTCACGCTCGACGCGGCCGGGCGCGTGGTCACCCAGCACGACGAGGCCACGGGAGAGGAGACGGTCTACTCCTACGACGCGACCGGATCACTCTGCCGCGCGACGAACGCCCAGGCGGATCTGATCCTGGAGCGTGACCCGATGGCCCGCGTGGTCGCCGAGACCGTCAACGGCCGCACCACCACCTACGGCTACGACGCGGTGGGCAACCGTACCCGGCGCACCACGCCCTCGGGTCTGACCTCCACCTGGAGCTACGACCCGATGGGTCTGCCGACCGCCCTCACCACGGCCGAGCAGACCCTGACGTTCGCCTATGACGCCACCGGCCGCGAAACACGACGCTCCACCGGCGCCGTCACCCTCGACCAGACCTGGGACCCCTCCGGCCGTCTGGCCACCCAGAGCCTCACCAGCTCACCCCACGACGACCTGCTCCAGCACCGCTCCTACAGCTACCGCCCCGACGGCCACCTCACCGGGATCCGCGAACTGACCACCGGAACCCGTCACTTCACTCTCGACCCCCAGGGCCGCGTCACCGGCGTCCAGGCCCACGGCTGGACCGAGAAATACGCCTACGACCGTGCGGGCAACCAGACCCACGCCACCGCCCCCGACCACCTCAGTACCGGCGACCGCAGCCACACCGGCACCCTCATCCAGCACGCCGGTCCCACCACCTACCACCACGACGCCGCCGGCCGGCTCATCCGCAAGACCCGCAAACTCCTCAACGGCCAGACCCGCACCTGGACCTACACCTGGAACACCCACGGCCACCTCACCACGACCACCACCCCCGACGGCGGCGAATGGACCTACACCTACGACCCCCTCGGCCGCCGCATCGGCAAGACCGGCCCCGGCAACACCACCTTCATCTTTGATTGGGACCACACCCGTCTCGCCGAACAGACCACCCACCACGGGCTGATCACCACCTGGGACTACGCCCCCGACACCCATCAACCCCTCACCCAGAGCGACCAGGAACCCGGCACCACCCGGTTCCACACGGTCGTCACCGACCCCACCGGCACCCCCACCGAACTCATCACCCCTGACGGCACCCTCGCCTGGCAGGCCCGCACCACTCTGTGGGGAACCCCCCTCACCGCACCCCCCGACGCCACGGCCTGCCCCCTCCGCTTCCCCGGCCAGTACGCCGACCCCGAAACCGGCCTCCACTACAACCACCACCGCTACTACGACCCCGAAACCGCCCGCTATCTCACCCCCGACCCGCTCGGCCTCGCACCGGCACCCAGCCCCCACACCTACGTCCCCAACCCCCACACCTGGCAGGACCCCCTCGGCCTCAAAGGCTGCAAGGACAAGGAGAAGAGGCAGCCGCGCCTGTCCGACCCGATGCCGACGGGGCTGCCGAAGCCGTTCGTCAGGGCGTACGACGACATCAGGGAAGGCAACGGAGTCCCGCGCCTGGACGACAACGGTGACCCGAAGATATTCAAGGGCAAGAGGGCGCATGAGCGCCCGTGGAAGGGTGCGACCGAGTACGAGGTCCCGGGCGCCAAGGTGCCCGACAAGGCGCGGATCCTCGTGAAGACCCTTCCCGACGGACGTAAGGTCATGGGGTGGAGCACCGATCACTACGACACCATTCACCCCTTCACCGCCCCGCATTTCCCGGATGACGGCTGGGGTTGA
- a CDS encoding RNA polymerase sigma factor SigF codes for MTAAEAEQDSGVELSGLPSVTDPSKVAPKDARALTKTFLDRLTELEEGTHEYQYVRNTLIELNLSLVRYAARRFRNRSVEMEDVVQVGTIGLIKAIDRFDLTREVEFTTFAVPYIVGEIKRFFRDTSWAVHVPRRLQELRIDLAKANEELFQRLDRSPTTAELAEHLKLSEEEVLDGLVASNGYLTTSLDAPADHENGTTRVTTFADRIGELDPAMENVENLHALKPLVEQLGERDRRILQMRFGDEMTQSEIGAELGVSQMHVSRLLTKAITRLRRGMLAE; via the coding sequence ATGACGGCAGCCGAAGCTGAGCAGGACAGCGGAGTTGAGCTCTCTGGCCTTCCCTCGGTGACGGACCCGTCGAAGGTAGCGCCGAAGGATGCCAGGGCGCTGACCAAGACTTTCCTGGACCGGCTGACGGAGCTCGAGGAGGGGACGCACGAGTACCAATATGTGCGGAACACCCTGATTGAGCTGAATCTGTCGCTGGTCCGGTATGCCGCCCGACGGTTCCGGAACCGTTCGGTGGAGATGGAGGACGTCGTCCAGGTCGGCACGATCGGTCTGATCAAGGCGATCGACCGGTTCGATCTGACCCGTGAGGTGGAGTTCACCACCTTCGCGGTCCCCTACATCGTGGGGGAGATCAAGCGCTTCTTCCGTGACACGAGCTGGGCGGTGCATGTGCCCCGGCGGCTCCAGGAGCTGCGGATCGACCTGGCCAAGGCGAACGAGGAGCTCTTCCAGCGGCTGGACCGGTCGCCGACCACCGCCGAGCTGGCGGAGCACCTGAAGCTCAGTGAGGAGGAGGTCCTCGACGGACTGGTGGCCAGCAACGGCTATCTCACCACCTCGCTGGACGCCCCCGCCGACCATGAGAACGGCACCACCCGGGTGACCACCTTCGCCGACCGCATCGGCGAACTCGATCCGGCCATGGAGAACGTGGAGAACCTGCACGCCCTCAAGCCGCTGGTGGAGCAGCTCGGGGAGCGGGACCGGCGGATCCTCCAGATGCGGTTCGGGGACGAGATGACGCAGTCGGAGATCGGCGCCGAGCTGGGTGTCTCCCAGATGCATGTGTCACGGCTGCTCACGAAGGCGATCACTCGGCTGCGCCGCGGGATGCTCGCGGAGTAG